Sequence from the Rutidosis leptorrhynchoides isolate AG116_Rl617_1_P2 chromosome 3, CSIRO_AGI_Rlap_v1, whole genome shotgun sequence genome:
TTAGATCTGATTTCCAGAACCTTCACACAATAGAGGCTCGAAACAATTTGGTAAAAGAGCTGATTCATACACCCACCTCTCTTTTTGTCACACACCCAATTTAAGTTTTTAGACACTTTTACCCTTAAGTTGAAAAAGGAGGATGTGATATGGAAATAAAAAAGAAAGGGCAAAAGTGTCCAATAATTAATTTGGTGGtgtatgacaaaaaaaaaaaaaatgtggccTACGCTCCCTTCTGGTGAGTTCCATTTCAAAGAACATTTCTCACAAAAATTGCATTGATAAGATCCAACATTGAAGGGTTAACTAAACTGAAATCTTACTCATTTTCCAAGGTATACATTGTAATAAACATTTACAGAGCATAATACCACCTACTGTCGAATATAAGATCGAAGAAAAAAACAATATCAACTAATTAGTCATGACGACGTATATGATCACAAAGGCATGAAACTAAACCCATTTCTATATTCAAGAATAACGATTACCATGTTAGATATCTTTCCGAAAGAATACTTCGCAACTGTAGGCATTTTGAGGCATTCGAGCCTTGAACAGATTTACGCAAATTCCAAATCAATGTCAATAGATATATATTGTGCAGAATGTCATTTGAAATGGTCTGGTTGTATTATTGCAACAACTTCGGGGCATGATTCATCGTTATCCTTCTTCTTCCATATTTCACCATTTGCATGCACTATCCATGATATTTGAGGAGAAAGTGATGCATACATATCTGCAATATACAAAATGATATATGTTACTGACAATTACTATTATTGTAATTGTAAATTGTAAATATggttaataatatcataatatatgtaataaattaTTTATTACTGTAAAAGATGGTAAACAGAGAAAAAAACTTGCGAGTCAAATCAACCACACCTGTTTCGGCACATCTTAAAAGATAAGCCATATTAACATAAACCGTTTTAAGACATTAACTTACCCACCCCATTTGAACAATACATCGAGCTGTCTAAAGATATTTAAGCAAAGTGTCATATTATCAAGAGCGTGTTGTGTAGACAATTAAGAAAATATAGTAACTTTTATTCAGCATGTGCATTTTTGGACTGCACTACAACTTGCCGATATCTTGAACAAGCATCGAATTCATATTTAGTAAGTCAGTAATAACTGCTATAAGTACTCCAACGTAAGGAATATTATTTACAGCTGAAAATCTGTATCTCCCTGTTAGCGTATCAATGTATTTTATGGTTATTTCAACTGGACTAGCTACTACTTTCCATTAAAGAAGGCAAAATGGGCGGGTTAGGTAACAAATAAGAATTTTTTTATATGTGATCAATAAATTTGTAACAAATTTTTTTATAGTGATAGTGTATGTGGAACAACCCAACTATTTACAGAATTCCCTAATGCATATAATGATTACAAaacttatttttttacttttttttaagaTATCAAATATGATTACAATATACAAGCACATAACCAGAaaagtaataattaattaattaatagatAACACAAGATAATGAACTGTATCATATAGATTCTCACCTGAAACAGGTGGCGGATCTGGTTCTCTTGTACTGTGCAAAATCATGGTACCCGAAAGAACAGTCAAGAAACCGCAAAGCACGGAAATAATCGTGCTAGCACTTTGACCCGCCCAATCCTACAAAATAGGGAAAACGTTTTTTTTAAGGCACAAAATAGGGAAAAACGTAAGAAGTGAGAGAGCGAGAATCTTCATTTCATGCAAGATGCAATATAAAATATACCTTGAACATGATGGCACTAGCGAGAATTGTGAAAGATGTGAACATTGCGTAATAGATTGGTGATACAACTGCTGTATTGAATGTATCCAAAGCCTGATCAAAATTCATAATAAGATAATTTCATAAAAACAGTAGGCAacaaatttaacaaataaatgctCAAAATGGAAATAAAAGAAACAATGAACCTTGTTTAAGTAATTCAATTGAGTAATTATACACGTAACCGCTACCATTACAAAAATCCATGTTTGGTAGCTTGCCACCTGGCTCGAACCCTCTAATGTAAGTTTAATGGCTATACCTATTGCTTTTACACTCATAACCTGCAAAACATAAAGAAGGCAGATAAAGATATTAACAAAAATTTCAAAAAAGTTAACAACTAATATACACCATTTATGAAACAATGTAAATGCAGATATTAATTAAATCATGatagaaaaaaaaaagttaaaaagacACTAACCGTCAATGAACCATTTATCGAACATACGCCAATATACACCATCATATTAGTCTCTCCATAAAGTGGTTCACAATAGAGTACCAATACGAGTACCACCGCTATTGCTGCCGCTGTATACAAAAGAAAAGCTGAACCGCAAACAGATTTAGAGTACGTtgaagataaaaaaaataaataaataaataaaaaagttcAAGAAATGAGTCATAAGATCGTATTAGCTACCTGGTTGTGTTGCTAAATCCCATATTTCCTCCACTGAGTTTATGCTGTGTTCACCAGGAGCATGAAGCACAATTACGGTAGACCCCACTATACATAGCACACAACCAAGTATTCCCATTTTTCGCAatttttcattaagtaaaaaatgtGCTAGAACCGCACTGCCAAATTTAAAGTAACGTTTTAAAATAACGATAATAGTTCACTTAATCAACTCACTAACAGATTTTTATACTCACGCTGACCTCACAATAATACTCAACGCTCCCAGTGGAGTTACGAGCACAGCTGGTGCGTAAATGTACGCTATAAAATTCGCGAATTCTCCGATAACCACTGCCCATTCAAACAAATCACTATTATTTTCACATAACTAACAATACAAAAAATCATAATATTTTCCTAATCCTAATTCCTAATATCGATTAAAACGATAATTGAAATGAAAAAAAAACTTACTTGTGAACATGCCAATCCACCATAGTGGTTCTAACAAATAACCATACCCTCCTGATCCTTtttacaattaaataaataaaaacttaatcagAAGAACctcaattatatatatacaattgacctAAACCTAATATCAATCATACATGACAATATACTGTAACAAACAACAAACAAATATAAATTATGAATttgaatgaattaaaaaaaaaaaaaaaaaaaaattacttgcaCGAGTGCCGGAAGCAGCAGCTCTTTGAAGGcctttctttttaataataaaacttgATCCAATAAATGCACTTGAAGAAACAGCTAAACCAAACCCTAACAAATTACCACTatacataataataacgatgataaatcttcttcttcttgtttgtattgaaattgaaattgaaattgatgaTCAACAGTAGTTGAAAATGAAAGTATCATCTCATAATAATGTGTTGGAATTGTAACGAGTGGCGATTGGATCCGATTAATTGATCGAAATACAACAATCGGACAGAGAGAGTTGTAGTTGGAATTGGGAATCTTATTTGCAGAtgcaattaattaatttttaattcaATAATAAAAAAGACATCTTTAACGCAGTTTATAATTTTACAGTTTTGCTGATCCAGCGGCCATTTGTCCCCCAATGTACTTGGCTTACTTGGCTGTCAATTGACCTTAACATGGAGGaacatatgttaatattattaaaaatacagtgtgtatatatatatatatatattgttataattcagtaggcttataactaattttgacctaagcctatacaatccttaaatatgagagagtagtaatggaagagagagagagtatatttcttatatgtaagaaaatggtatgtatatgtgtgttcattatccacatatatatagtacaaattttactatccatatttgactaattaccatccatattttactactaaatttacaacactccctcttggatggtaattttttttttaaaagagcaattaatactgcctcgttaaaaaccttgctaaagaaaatccagtgggataaaactttagctaagggaaaaagagtgcagcatagagttgactccccctcaagtagacaacgctgagtcgtcacatcttttgaacttgcctcatgccaatattgtgaatgtatgttttgaaaaacagcgattgacagtgctttggtataaagatcaacagagttgttgattgaacgtatctcattttaatcgaAATACAACAATCGGACAGAGAGAGTGGCGATTGTAACGAGTGGCGATTGGATCCGATTAATTGATCGAAATACAACAATCGGACAGAGAGAGTTGTAGTTGGAATTGGGAATCTTATTTGCAGAtgcaattaattaatttttaattcaATAATAAAAAAGACATCTTTAACGCAGTTTATAATTTTACAGTTTTGCTGATCCAGCGGCCATTTGTCCCCCAATGTACTTGGCTTACTTGGCTGTCAATTGACCTTAACATGGAGGaacatatgttaatattattaaaaatacagtgtgtatatatatatatatatattgttataattcagtaggcttataactaattttgacctaagcctatacaatccttaaatatgagagagtagtaatggaagagagagagagtatatttcttatatgtaagaaaatggtatgtatatgtgtgttcattatccacatatatatagtacaaattttactatccatatttgactaattaccatccatattttactactaaatttaca
This genomic interval carries:
- the LOC139898881 gene encoding probable magnesium transporter NIPA6 isoform X1, yielding MYSGNLLGFGLAVSSSAFIGSSFIIKKKGLQRAAASGTRARSGGYGYLLEPLWWIGMFTMVIGEFANFIAYIYAPAVLVTPLGALSIIVSAVLAHFLLNEKLRKMGILGCVLCIVGSTVIVLHAPGEHSINSVEEIWDLATQPAFLLYTAAAIAVVLVLVLYCEPLYGETNMMVYIGVCSINGSLTVMSVKAIGIAIKLTLEGSSQVASYQTWIFVMVAVTCIITQLNYLNKALDTFNTAVVSPIYYAMFTSFTILASAIMFKDWAGQSASTIISVLCGFLTVLSGTMILHSTREPDPPPVSDMYASLSPQISWIVHANGEIWKKKDNDESCPEVVAIIQPDHFK
- the LOC139898881 gene encoding probable magnesium transporter NIPA6 isoform X2 translates to MYSGNLLGFGLAVSSSAFIGSSFIIKKKGLQRAAASGTRARSGGYGYLLEPLWWIGMFTMVIGEFANFIAYIYAPAVLVTPLGALSIIVSAVLAHFLLNEKLRKMGILGCVLCIVGSTVIVLHAPGEHSINSVEEIWDLATQPAAAIAVVLVLVLYCEPLYGETNMMVYIGVCSINGSLTVMSVKAIGIAIKLTLEGSSQVASYQTWIFVMVAVTCIITQLNYLNKALDTFNTAVVSPIYYAMFTSFTILASAIMFKDWAGQSASTIISVLCGFLTVLSGTMILHSTREPDPPPVSDMYASLSPQISWIVHANGEIWKKKDNDESCPEVVAIIQPDHFK